A single region of the Changchengzhania lutea genome encodes:
- a CDS encoding TonB-dependent receptor, translating to MKHVFLCILLISSIFAYGQSKKDIGGKIVDDSGNPLTGATVIEGGNPSNGVITDFNGEFIITVNEDAKDLVVSFLGYKTETVQLTSNNLNIVMESEASQLDNVVVKGFSSVASKARVRAQAIQSLPETTVAVNAATIESSGIDNIQSFTSQISNVTFNEAQQPGVNFLTVRGISQIRNAESPVAVVIDGMTLPDASAMNMSLYDIELLEFVKGPQGTLYGKNAIAGAINITTKDPTNKNKTKVILSTGNGGLFGAGLSSSGAITKNKFYYSVTGRYNTFDGLINNTFLNEKVDFSKEHNIRAKLKYRFSPRWSATFVQDNFKVDAGGNYYVTKTDIFDPNIPVLADDDYSSEPFGDVQGDSELSNSLSSLKIEGSLKKAKIQSVTSYNATKRYYIGENDYSQYAFSKVSQQSDSDTFSQEIRLTSNASEDSKLNYTFGTLYQNSKRYLNTSTFLNRTFYEGGFVDASAENANYSTDPLVGNDDDNTIQTLAAFGFLDFKISPKFTLSAGVRVDYDKLTNESRISNTSQENDITVWQPKFSMAYEISETVLAYANYGRGYRSGGFNSDETVKFDKTYKPEFTNNYEIGLKTSFLNNRIIFNNSFYFIDFENQQQYTFIPVTPSVLGIYNFEESKISGFESEIKFRATNNLDFFASVGFNDGEIKKGNYNRLTNAAAFDYDTHEDVDVSGNTSPFTIKSTIQVGANANFELGENSKLGFHVNVDNRGTQYWDPLEEYKQDPYTLVNARVNLKLNKVGLTLWANNIFDTDFNTEFFPTAEFGFNNLRFPNTPTTIGVDLSYRF from the coding sequence ATGAAACATGTATTTCTTTGCATTTTATTGATTTCATCGATATTTGCTTATGGACAATCTAAGAAAGATATAGGAGGGAAAATCGTTGATGACTCAGGCAACCCCCTTACTGGCGCTACAGTTATTGAAGGCGGAAATCCAAGTAATGGCGTCATTACTGATTTTAATGGTGAATTTATTATAACTGTTAATGAAGACGCCAAAGATTTAGTAGTATCTTTTTTAGGGTATAAAACAGAAACAGTACAACTTACCAGTAATAATCTAAATATTGTAATGGAATCTGAGGCTAGTCAATTAGATAACGTTGTTGTTAAAGGTTTTTCTTCTGTTGCAAGTAAGGCTCGTGTTAGAGCTCAGGCAATACAAAGCTTGCCAGAAACAACGGTTGCAGTAAATGCAGCCACAATAGAATCTAGCGGGATTGATAATATTCAATCGTTTACGTCTCAAATTTCAAATGTTACTTTTAACGAGGCACAGCAACCTGGAGTAAATTTTCTCACAGTTCGTGGAATTTCACAAATTAGGAATGCGGAATCTCCTGTTGCTGTTGTTATTGATGGAATGACATTGCCAGATGCGAGTGCTATGAATATGTCATTATACGATATTGAGTTATTAGAGTTTGTAAAAGGCCCACAAGGAACACTTTACGGTAAAAATGCCATTGCAGGAGCAATTAATATTACAACAAAAGACCCTACAAATAAAAACAAAACTAAGGTCATACTATCAACAGGCAATGGTGGGTTATTTGGTGCTGGATTATCTTCTTCAGGAGCTATTACAAAGAACAAATTCTACTATAGTGTTACAGGCAGGTACAATACTTTCGACGGTTTGATTAATAATACTTTTTTAAATGAAAAAGTTGATTTTTCAAAAGAACATAACATTAGAGCCAAATTGAAATATAGATTTAGCCCAAGATGGTCTGCAACATTTGTGCAGGACAATTTCAAGGTAGATGCAGGAGGCAATTATTATGTAACTAAAACAGATATTTTTGATCCAAACATTCCTGTACTTGCTGATGATGATTATTCTAGTGAGCCGTTTGGTGATGTTCAAGGAGATTCAGAACTCTCAAACTCATTAAGTAGCCTTAAAATTGAAGGCTCATTGAAGAAGGCAAAAATTCAATCTGTTACCTCTTATAATGCAACTAAAAGATATTACATAGGTGAAAATGACTATTCCCAATATGCATTTAGTAAAGTATCGCAACAATCGGATTCTGATACTTTTAGTCAAGAAATTAGATTAACATCAAATGCCAGCGAAGATTCTAAATTGAATTATACTTTTGGAACACTGTACCAAAATAGTAAGCGTTATTTAAACACTTCAACTTTTCTTAACAGAACATTTTACGAAGGAGGTTTTGTAGATGCATCTGCAGAAAATGCAAATTATAGCACAGACCCATTAGTTGGAAATGATGATGATAATACGATACAAACACTAGCTGCTTTTGGATTTTTAGACTTTAAAATATCACCTAAGTTTACACTATCTGCAGGAGTTCGTGTAGATTATGATAAATTAACTAATGAATCTCGTATATCCAACACATCACAAGAAAACGATATAACAGTTTGGCAGCCAAAATTTTCAATGGCTTATGAAATATCCGAAACCGTATTGGCATACGCTAACTATGGACGTGGTTATAGAAGCGGAGGTTTTAATTCAGACGAAACTGTAAAATTTGACAAGACTTATAAACCAGAATTCACTAACAATTATGAAATAGGTTTAAAAACAAGTTTCTTAAATAACAGAATTATTTTTAACAACTCGTTTTACTTCATAGATTTTGAAAATCAGCAACAATACACTTTTATTCCTGTAACACCTTCAGTACTCGGAATCTATAATTTTGAGGAATCTAAAATCTCAGGATTTGAGTCAGAAATAAAATTTAGAGCAACAAACAATCTTGATTTCTTTGCAAGCGTAGGGTTTAATGATGGTGAAATAAAAAAAGGAAACTACAACAGATTGACCAATGCTGCTGCATTTGATTATGATACACACGAAGATGTAGACGTTAGTGGAAACACATCACCCTTTACCATAAAAAGTACAATTCAAGTTGGTGCAAATGCTAATTTTGAATTAGGAGAAAACTCGAAATTAGGTTTTCATGTAAATGTTGACAATAGGGGTACTCAATATTGGGACCCTCTTGAAGAGTACAAACAAGACCCATATACTTTAGTGAATGCAAGAGTTAATTTAAAATTAAATAAAGTTGGCCTTACACTATGGGCCAATAATATTTTTGATACTGATTTTAATACGGAGTTTTTTCCAACAGCAGAATTTGGGTTTAATAATTTAAGGTTTCCCAATACACCAACTACAATCGGAGTAGACCTATCCTATAGGTTCTAA
- a CDS encoding universal stress protein yields MKNILVPVGSSKNAVSHLQYAVDFAESFGAKVFVVQIYNVFTKAGTMIKVDHIIQRESLEFLKNLVAKVDTKNVEVVVKSLKGHLVDTLELACKTADIDLLLIEPRTNSISDDVYLGKTSGRIIKQTDIPALIVPEGYKFKSINRILMAVKSAIIKKKNVLNPLRAIQKHFKAEVNLLLVKTPYYNDGDFKVIDDLSEIITNQSTTENATTFQGVLKNLDSINPDMLCVVRRKRGFFTKKWEKNEIMKKDFSSAIPVLVLKGLK; encoded by the coding sequence ATGAAGAATATTTTAGTACCCGTAGGATCTTCAAAAAATGCCGTGAGCCATTTGCAGTACGCTGTAGATTTTGCTGAATCATTTGGAGCTAAAGTTTTTGTTGTACAAATATATAACGTATTTACAAAAGCGGGTACGATGATTAAGGTAGATCACATTATACAGCGTGAAAGTCTGGAGTTTTTAAAGAATTTGGTTGCTAAGGTTGATACTAAAAATGTTGAAGTCGTAGTCAAGTCCTTAAAAGGTCATTTAGTTGATACTCTAGAATTAGCGTGTAAAACAGCGGATATTGATTTATTGTTAATTGAACCAAGAACAAATTCAATTAGTGACGACGTGTATTTGGGGAAAACTTCTGGCAGAATTATTAAGCAAACGGATATTCCAGCTTTGATAGTTCCTGAAGGTTACAAATTCAAATCCATTAATCGAATTTTAATGGCGGTAAAATCGGCCATTATAAAAAAGAAAAATGTACTTAATCCTTTAAGGGCTATACAAAAGCATTTTAAAGCAGAGGTTAATTTACTACTTGTAAAAACGCCGTATTATAATGATGGAGATTTTAAGGTCATAGATGATTTATCTGAAATAATTACGAATCAAAGTACTACTGAAAATGCGACAACTTTTCAAGGTGTGCTTAAGAACTTAGACTCTATAAATCCAGATATGCTATGTGTAGTACGTCGTAAACGTGGATTTTTCACTAAGAAGTGGGAGAAAAACGAAATCATGAAAAAGGATTTCTCTAGTGCCATACCAGTTTTGGTCTTAAAAGGGTTAAAATAA
- a CDS encoding hydantoinase/oxoprolinase family protein, producing the protein MRVATDIGGTFTDLVFFDYDRKTKEVKKVEVSKSSTTPGEFEKGILNTIKKIDLDLNTIDFFAHGTTVVINAITERKGSKTALITTEGFRDVLEIARGTRPDLYNFNFKKEDPFVERYLRQEVKERINYLGEIIIPLNETSVDSHIAEFIKEGVEAIAICFLHGYKNPIHEKKLASYIRSKYPQFEVITSHEVTREWREYERTSTTVLSAYVKPIATKYLNNLTHHLKKLGYKNNLYIMQSNGGITTVEDVKANPITLIESGPASGMLGAVVLGKTIGKENLLVLDIGGTTAKCSLIENGIPKIVTTYNIEKTKTQSGFPILTPVIDIVEIGNGGGSIAWLDDGGKMRVGPKSAAANPGPSSYGKGGMNFTTTDANVVCNRIHKDYFLGGELKPDFNSLQKAAKPLCEELNMTMEEVARGVIRVANSNMVNALKSVSVNKGYDPRDFSLVVIGGGGPMHGAYLAEELQMPEVIIPLNAGVFSAFGMLMSDLRRDYIRTDVMDLNEEKFSTLKSVFQEMKNEATKAYVRDDYQKEDIKFEYYLDLRYNGQEHSVKLGVPNLDNLKMDEIENNFNQLHKKRYAFSLTDTKIEIVNYHLVAEVIVNKPVIGKVEAKCNTIKDALIASEKVDFDESGTHESQFFDRDELDPGMTIQGPAIIVEQSTSTVVPPKHQFRIDEYANIIISKIQSL; encoded by the coding sequence ATGAGAGTCGCAACAGATATTGGAGGAACTTTTACTGACCTTGTATTTTTTGATTACGATCGAAAAACTAAAGAGGTTAAAAAGGTTGAGGTGTCAAAATCTAGCACAACACCAGGAGAATTCGAAAAAGGGATTTTAAATACTATAAAAAAAATAGATTTAGATTTAAATACTATTGATTTTTTCGCTCATGGAACAACAGTAGTCATTAATGCCATTACAGAAAGAAAAGGTTCTAAAACAGCATTAATTACCACCGAAGGTTTTAGGGACGTTCTTGAAATAGCAAGAGGTACAAGACCAGATTTATACAACTTTAACTTTAAAAAAGAAGACCCGTTTGTAGAGCGATACTTGAGGCAAGAAGTAAAAGAGCGTATTAATTATTTGGGTGAAATCATTATACCCCTAAATGAGACATCTGTAGATTCACACATCGCAGAGTTTATAAAAGAAGGTGTAGAAGCGATTGCAATCTGTTTTTTACATGGATACAAAAACCCTATTCATGAGAAAAAATTAGCTAGTTATATTCGCTCTAAATATCCACAATTTGAAGTCATAACTTCACACGAAGTCACTAGAGAATGGCGGGAATATGAGCGCACGAGTACTACTGTACTTTCTGCATATGTGAAACCTATAGCTACAAAATACTTAAATAATCTTACCCATCATTTAAAAAAACTAGGTTATAAGAACAATCTATACATCATGCAATCTAACGGTGGAATTACCACTGTTGAAGACGTAAAGGCAAATCCTATTACCTTAATAGAATCTGGTCCAGCAAGCGGTATGCTTGGTGCTGTAGTACTAGGTAAAACAATAGGTAAAGAAAATTTGTTGGTTTTAGATATTGGAGGTACTACTGCGAAATGTTCTCTAATTGAAAATGGAATACCAAAAATTGTAACGACTTATAATATTGAAAAAACAAAAACTCAAAGCGGTTTTCCTATACTTACTCCGGTAATTGATATTGTAGAAATAGGAAATGGTGGTGGCAGTATTGCTTGGTTAGACGATGGTGGTAAGATGCGTGTTGGTCCAAAAAGTGCAGCTGCAAACCCAGGTCCTTCGTCTTATGGAAAAGGAGGTATGAACTTTACAACTACAGATGCCAATGTAGTGTGTAATCGCATTCATAAAGACTACTTTTTAGGAGGTGAATTAAAACCTGATTTTAACAGTTTACAAAAAGCAGCAAAACCACTTTGCGAAGAATTAAATATGACTATGGAAGAAGTGGCACGTGGTGTCATTCGTGTTGCTAATTCTAATATGGTTAATGCCTTGAAAAGCGTTTCTGTAAATAAAGGCTATGATCCAAGAGATTTTTCATTAGTAGTTATAGGTGGAGGCGGACCCATGCATGGAGCATATTTGGCTGAAGAACTACAAATGCCAGAAGTTATAATACCATTAAATGCTGGTGTGTTTTCGGCATTTGGAATGTTAATGTCAGACTTAAGAAGAGATTACATTCGTACAGACGTGATGGATTTGAATGAAGAAAAATTTTCAACTCTAAAGAGTGTTTTTCAAGAAATGAAAAATGAGGCCACTAAAGCTTATGTAAGAGATGATTATCAAAAAGAAGATATCAAATTTGAGTATTATTTAGATTTGCGCTACAATGGGCAAGAACATTCCGTAAAACTTGGTGTCCCTAATTTAGATAATTTGAAAATGGATGAAATTGAAAATAATTTTAATCAATTACATAAAAAGCGCTATGCTTTTAGCCTTACCGATACTAAAATCGAAATCGTTAACTATCACTTAGTAGCAGAAGTAATCGTAAACAAACCAGTTATTGGTAAAGTCGAAGCTAAATGTAACACTATAAAAGATGCATTGATTGCTAGTGAAAAAGTAGATTTTGATGAATCAGGTACTCACGAGAGTCAATTTTTTGATCGGGATGAATTAGATCCAGGGATGACAATTCAAGGTCCAGCAATTATTGTTGAACAATCTACATCAACAGTTGTACCCCCAAAGCATCAATTCAGAATTGATGAATATGCAAACATCATTATAAGCAAAATACAATCATTATGA
- a CDS encoding GNAT family N-acetyltransferase: MIRKGTLEDIDSIIEITKACAVHMISKGIFQWNEFYPNPQAFIHDANRSELYVLEKDSNIVGCITLSIVMDAEYKPIRWLTPNLDNIYIHRLAVHPEYQGLGYAQNLMKFAEDYACNNNVNSIRLDTFSQNSKNQKFYELRGYKRLGNIYFPKQSEYPFYCYERIL; the protein is encoded by the coding sequence ATGATTCGTAAAGGAACCCTCGAAGATATTGATTCAATTATTGAAATAACAAAAGCTTGTGCTGTCCATATGATTTCTAAGGGCATTTTCCAATGGAATGAATTTTACCCAAACCCACAGGCCTTTATACATGACGCCAACAGAAGTGAATTGTACGTTTTAGAAAAAGATTCTAATATTGTTGGCTGTATTACCCTCTCAATAGTTATGGATGCCGAATATAAACCTATAAGATGGTTAACACCCAATTTGGATAATATTTATATTCATCGGTTGGCAGTTCACCCCGAGTATCAAGGACTGGGTTACGCGCAAAACCTGATGAAATTTGCAGAAGACTATGCCTGTAATAATAATGTTAACTCCATACGATTAGATACTTTTTCACAGAATAGCAAAAACCAAAAATTTTACGAACTTCGCGGCTATAAAAGATTGGGCAATATTTATTTCCCTAAGCAAAGTGAATATCCATTTTACTGTTACGAACGAATACTTTGA
- a CDS encoding zinc-dependent alcohol dehydrogenase family protein: MKINCNVIQFHKTGELDVLNMENVTIEDPVNDEVLFKVDAFALNRADVLHYQGFHTTLPTFPARIGSEATGEVIKVGNKVTDFKVGDRVTSIPFNTSKYGVQGEYAIVPQDYLSKAPKNLTVEEACSIWMQYSTAYFALFHVGSVKKGDYVFIPAISSSAGYGCFELAREVGAIAIGSTRSSTKKEELKRLGINDLIITNEESVEKRLKEITNGEGVSFVYDPVAGSFIHEYLDSLSMGAVVIIYGLLDPNPTPYPLVPLIRKKAIMDAYSQFNHVEDINKLNECKSYILDRIEKGALKPIVSKVFDFNDYKKAYEYMLSNQQVGKIVVRVNNK, encoded by the coding sequence ATGAAAATTAATTGCAACGTAATACAGTTTCATAAAACAGGTGAGTTAGATGTTTTAAATATGGAAAATGTAACCATAGAAGACCCAGTTAATGATGAAGTCTTATTCAAAGTAGATGCTTTTGCTTTAAATAGAGCGGATGTTCTTCATTATCAAGGTTTTCATACAACCTTACCTACTTTTCCTGCACGTATTGGTTCTGAAGCCACTGGTGAAGTTATTAAGGTTGGTAATAAGGTAACTGATTTTAAAGTTGGCGACAGAGTTACTTCTATACCATTTAATACGTCTAAATATGGTGTGCAAGGAGAATATGCTATTGTGCCACAAGATTACTTGAGTAAAGCTCCCAAAAATTTAACGGTAGAGGAAGCTTGCTCTATATGGATGCAATATTCTACAGCTTATTTTGCCTTATTTCACGTAGGTAGCGTAAAAAAAGGAGATTATGTTTTTATTCCTGCCATTTCTAGTTCAGCGGGCTATGGTTGTTTTGAATTGGCAAGAGAAGTTGGAGCCATTGCTATAGGATCAACTAGGTCAAGCACTAAAAAAGAGGAACTAAAAAGACTAGGTATTAACGATCTTATAATAACAAACGAAGAGTCTGTTGAGAAAAGGTTAAAGGAAATAACAAACGGAGAAGGTGTTAGCTTTGTGTACGACCCTGTTGCAGGAAGTTTTATTCACGAATATTTAGATTCCTTATCAATGGGTGCTGTGGTGATTATTTATGGATTGTTAGATCCAAACCCAACACCATATCCATTAGTTCCACTTATTAGAAAAAAAGCCATAATGGATGCTTATTCCCAATTCAACCATGTAGAGGACATTAATAAACTAAACGAATGCAAGTCTTATATTTTAGATAGAATTGAAAAAGGAGCATTAAAACCTATAGTGAGTAAAGTTTTTGATTTCAATGATTACAAAAAGGCCTATGAATATATGCTTTCAAATCAGCAGGTAGGAAAAATTGTGGTTAGAGTAAATAATAAATAA
- a CDS encoding hydantoinase B/oxoprolinase family protein gives MSLNKFTSDIIQDSLISIGEAMFETIQRTSMSPIIYEALDYAVGITDGEGRLLAQGNGVITFLAAMSLVVEDTLKRFGEDNPLKEGDVVMANTPYAGGGTHLSDIALITPIFYKGEHVAFTVNKAHWTDIGGTNPGSVSTVSTEIYQEGMHFPFIKIKEEGKINDAVVKMIEANVRLPKSTLGDLFSGIAANEVGAERIIRLIDKYGLEAYKQAAEEFMEYGERISLKELKKIPNGVYENTGWIENDGFGNGPFPLKLKITISDENMICDFTGSHEQLKGPLNLSRTGLETAVRAAFKSITTPTLPANNGSFKHVKLICPDNTIVSAKSPAPISVYYEVFLAAIDLLLKTLGPVVPDKLPAGHFRSVCVTYISGIHPVTNEFYVQAEPLSGGWGGCATHDGNRGQFSYAHGESYNIPAETRERKYGVVVEEYAFHNEGGGYGEFQGGNGQYLTFKILSDEAFLTGAFLGYSIPTWGLFEGKEGSYNYFTVIRTDGSEETYNVVTNVKLSKGDRVKLVTATGGGYGNPKNRPIEKVEKDIKNGFITKEQALEYYNYS, from the coding sequence ATGAGTTTAAATAAATTCACATCAGATATCATTCAAGATTCATTAATCTCGATTGGTGAAGCCATGTTTGAAACTATTCAGCGAACCAGTATGAGTCCTATCATTTATGAGGCGTTGGATTATGCGGTTGGAATTACAGATGGAGAAGGTCGTTTACTAGCTCAAGGTAACGGAGTAATTACATTTTTGGCAGCTATGAGTCTTGTAGTAGAAGATACGTTAAAACGATTTGGAGAAGATAATCCTTTAAAAGAGGGGGATGTTGTTATGGCTAATACGCCGTATGCTGGCGGTGGTACACATTTGTCAGATATCGCTTTAATTACACCTATTTTTTATAAAGGAGAGCATGTGGCCTTTACAGTAAATAAGGCACATTGGACAGATATTGGTGGGACAAATCCTGGTTCAGTATCAACCGTATCTACCGAAATTTATCAAGAGGGGATGCATTTTCCATTTATTAAAATAAAAGAAGAAGGAAAGATAAATGATGCTGTTGTTAAAATGATTGAAGCTAATGTAAGATTGCCAAAAAGTACATTAGGAGATTTGTTTTCGGGTATTGCAGCAAATGAAGTTGGTGCAGAAAGAATTATAAGACTCATAGACAAATATGGTTTGGAAGCTTACAAACAAGCTGCCGAAGAATTTATGGAATATGGTGAAAGAATTAGTTTAAAAGAGCTGAAAAAAATTCCAAACGGAGTTTATGAAAATACAGGTTGGATAGAAAATGATGGTTTTGGAAATGGTCCTTTTCCGCTAAAATTAAAAATAACAATTTCAGATGAGAATATGATTTGTGATTTCACAGGATCTCACGAACAATTAAAAGGGCCGTTGAATTTATCTAGAACAGGATTAGAAACAGCCGTTAGAGCCGCTTTTAAATCTATAACCACACCAACACTACCTGCCAATAATGGGTCTTTTAAGCATGTAAAATTAATATGTCCAGATAACACGATTGTAAGTGCTAAATCACCTGCTCCCATATCTGTTTATTATGAAGTGTTTTTAGCAGCAATAGATTTATTATTAAAAACATTAGGCCCTGTAGTCCCAGATAAGCTGCCTGCAGGTCATTTTAGATCAGTATGTGTAACTTATATTTCTGGTATTCATCCTGTAACTAATGAATTTTATGTACAAGCAGAACCACTTTCTGGTGGTTGGGGAGGTTGCGCTACACACGATGGTAATCGAGGTCAGTTCTCTTATGCACACGGTGAATCTTATAATATTCCTGCAGAAACTAGAGAAAGAAAATATGGAGTTGTTGTAGAAGAATATGCGTTTCATAATGAAGGAGGCGGATATGGAGAATTTCAAGGTGGAAATGGACAATATTTAACATTTAAGATTTTATCTGACGAGGCATTCTTAACTGGGGCTTTTCTAGGGTATTCAATACCTACTTGGGGACTTTTTGAAGGTAAAGAAGGAAGCTATAATTATTTTACCGTAATAAGAACAGATGGTTCTGAAGAGACCTATAATGTTGTAACAAACGTAAAATTAAGTAAGGGAGATCGAGTAAAATTAGTTACTGCTACTGGTGGCGGGTATGGAAATCCTAAAAATCGCCCTATAGAAAAGGTTGAAAAAGATATTAAAAACGGATTTATCACAAAAGAGCAAGCTTTAGAATATTACAACTATTCTTAA
- a CDS encoding cupin domain-containing protein has product MEVKKLTFPEVDDYYLKNIFQKTEKGVVAQCGSVVLTKGQLLPFKTLDSHEVTYLISGKLKVSTKDGDEKVMNGGDLIYLNKEEVRKTETLEDSKILFFLFNDI; this is encoded by the coding sequence ATGGAAGTCAAAAAATTAACATTTCCCGAAGTAGATGATTACTATTTAAAAAATATTTTCCAAAAGACTGAAAAAGGTGTTGTAGCACAATGTGGTTCGGTCGTTTTAACCAAAGGTCAATTACTTCCATTTAAAACATTGGACTCTCATGAAGTTACCTATTTAATTTCAGGAAAGTTAAAAGTTTCAACTAAAGATGGAGATGAGAAAGTAATGAACGGCGGCGACTTGATATATCTTAATAAAGAAGAAGTACGAAAAACAGAAACCCTAGAGGATAGTAAAATTCTATTCTTTCTGTTTAACGATATATAA
- the pruA gene encoding L-glutamate gamma-semialdehyde dehydrogenase, translating into MASGFYNIPKVVNEPVKQYTPNSIELKEVLNVYKAMNHEIIDIPFYIGGKEIRTGKTISISPPHEHKRKVGQYHIADKKHVEQAITNCLEARKNWSKTSWEHRAAIFLKAAELLAGSYRARMNAATMIAQSKNVYQAEIDSACEMIDFFRFNVQFMTEIYQNQPQSSSGVWNRMEYRALEGFTYAVTPFNFTAIAANLPASMVMMGNVCVWKPSSNQIYSAKVIMDLFKEAGLPDGVINVVYGNPALISDIVLAHQDFSGIHYTGSTNVFKSLWKQIGDNISNYKSYPRIVGETGGKDFIWVHPSANSKQVATAISRGAFEYQGQKCSAASRAYLPKSLWKEVKSYVVNDVNSMKIGSPYNTSNFINAVINEASFDKISSYIERAKKDKDAEIIVGGSCDKSIGYFIEPTVILTTNPKYTTMCTELFGPVITIYVYEDKDWKKTLKLVDETSEYALTGAIFSNDRYVIDYVSNILENAAGNFYINDKPTGAVVGQQPFGGARSSGTNDKAGSIWNLLRWVSCRTIKETFVSSSNYSYPFMGNENNNNN; encoded by the coding sequence ATGGCATCAGGATTTTATAATATCCCTAAAGTGGTCAATGAGCCAGTTAAACAATATACTCCAAACAGCATTGAGCTTAAAGAAGTACTTAATGTTTATAAAGCAATGAACCATGAAATTATAGATATTCCATTCTATATAGGAGGTAAGGAAATACGAACTGGTAAAACAATTTCTATTTCTCCCCCTCATGAGCATAAACGAAAGGTCGGACAATATCATATTGCCGATAAAAAACACGTAGAGCAGGCTATCACAAATTGTTTGGAAGCCAGAAAAAATTGGTCAAAAACATCATGGGAACACCGTGCTGCAATATTCTTAAAAGCGGCAGAACTTTTAGCTGGTTCATATCGAGCTAGAATGAACGCTGCAACAATGATAGCACAATCAAAAAATGTATATCAAGCTGAAATTGATTCTGCATGTGAAATGATTGATTTCTTTAGGTTCAATGTGCAATTTATGACCGAGATTTATCAAAATCAGCCCCAATCTTCATCAGGAGTTTGGAACAGAATGGAATATCGAGCCTTAGAGGGGTTTACTTATGCGGTAACACCGTTCAATTTTACGGCGATTGCAGCAAATCTACCTGCATCAATGGTTATGATGGGTAATGTTTGTGTATGGAAGCCTTCTAGCAATCAAATATATTCAGCAAAAGTAATTATGGATCTTTTTAAAGAAGCAGGACTACCAGATGGTGTTATTAATGTTGTATACGGAAACCCCGCTTTGATTAGTGATATTGTATTGGCTCATCAAGATTTTTCAGGTATACATTATACAGGTTCTACTAATGTATTTAAATCACTTTGGAAACAAATAGGAGACAATATTTCCAACTATAAATCCTATCCAAGAATTGTAGGTGAAACAGGTGGGAAAGATTTTATTTGGGTGCATCCTTCAGCTAATTCAAAACAAGTAGCAACAGCTATTTCTAGAGGTGCTTTTGAATATCAGGGCCAAAAATGTTCAGCTGCTTCAAGGGCATACCTTCCAAAAAGTTTATGGAAAGAAGTGAAAAGCTATGTTGTAAACGATGTTAATAGTATGAAAATAGGAAGCCCCTATAATACATCCAATTTTATAAATGCCGTAATTAATGAAGCTTCATTTGATAAAATTTCTAGTTATATAGAACGTGCAAAAAAAGATAAAGATGCCGAAATAATAGTTGGTGGAAGTTGTGATAAATCAATTGGTTATTTCATCGAGCCTACAGTTATTTTAACCACCAACCCCAAGTATACAACTATGTGTACAGAATTGTTCGGTCCCGTTATTACAATATATGTTTATGAAGATAAAGATTGGAAAAAAACTCTAAAACTAGTAGATGAAACTTCTGAATATGCTTTAACGGGGGCTATTTTTAGTAATGATAGATATGTAATTGATTACGTTAGTAATATTTTGGAAAATGCTGCTGGCAATTTCTATATCAATGATAAGCCAACGGGAGCAGTTGTAGGACAACAACCCTTTGGAGGCGCTCGAAGTTCAGGGACTAATGATAAAGCAGGTTCTATATGGAATTTGTTACGTTGGGTATCTTGTCGCACAATTAAGGAAACATTTGTGTCTTCCTCGAATTACAGCTATCCATTTATGGGAAATGAAAACAATAATAATAACTAG